In Acinetobacter sp. TGL-Y2, a genomic segment contains:
- the radC gene encoding RadC family protein produces MKPSIKPSIKQWPEHERPRERLLQQGAHSLSDAELLAIFLRSGSKQHSAVELARILIQHFGSLNAIFDASLDEISQFHGIAQTKYSQLMAVKELGRRYLKHNLNQNMDLSRSDLIRDYLRYELVGEQQEVFAVLCLDAQLRKINFKKLFFGSMNYCNISVNQLLRHALHHQATAIVIAHNHPKSIAKPSLEDLKLTQQILTACELLEIKLIDHLIISTEQTYSFAEHQQLG; encoded by the coding sequence ATTAAACCATCCATTAAACCATCCATTAAACAATGGCCAGAACATGAGCGACCAAGAGAACGCTTATTACAACAAGGCGCACATAGCTTGTCTGATGCAGAGCTGTTGGCTATCTTTTTACGTTCAGGCTCCAAGCAACATTCTGCTGTTGAACTTGCACGGATCTTGATTCAACACTTTGGCAGTTTAAATGCCATTTTTGATGCGTCACTCGATGAGATCAGCCAATTTCATGGCATTGCACAGACCAAATATTCACAGCTCATGGCCGTAAAAGAACTAGGACGGCGTTATCTAAAACACAATTTAAATCAAAACATGGATCTGAGCCGATCTGACCTGATTCGAGATTATTTACGTTATGAACTGGTGGGTGAACAACAAGAAGTTTTTGCGGTGCTGTGCCTAGATGCCCAACTGCGCAAAATCAATTTTAAAAAATTATTCTTTGGCTCAATGAATTATTGCAATATTTCAGTCAATCAACTGCTCAGACATGCGCTACATCATCAAGCGACCGCCATTGTGATTGCACATAATCACCCAAAAAGCATTGCTAAACCCTCTTTAGAGGATCTGAAATTGACGCAGCAAATTTTAACAGCTTGCGAACTTTTAGAGATAAAACTGATTGATCATCTGATTATTTCAACTGAGCAAACCTATTCTTTTGCAGAGCATCAGCAGCTTGGCTAA
- a CDS encoding bestrophin family protein → MIVRDQNDTLKLLFSWRGTILPKVLPPLGLVMLISAIVGGIEYIDLYRFPEIPLVGFTLIGVVLSIFLGFKNTACYDRWWEARKLWGSLIANARHFDRDCRILPQGRRERVIQHVIVFANVLRDRLRHQTVSPDALHKTSGMSQQALTQLYQQANAPQYTLSLIQWELMLALKEGEISDIIYTQMNQHVTDLSLVQTGCDRIATTPLPFAYSVLLNRTVYFFCFLLPFSLGSVLGLATPLLVGILAYTFLGLDALSTEIEEPFGTQSNDLPLDSMVRTIEIELLGTLGKPTPPPIQAQDHNLL, encoded by the coding sequence ATGATAGTTCGTGACCAAAACGACACGCTAAAATTATTATTTTCATGGCGTGGCACCATTCTTCCTAAAGTTTTACCTCCGCTGGGTCTGGTGATGTTGATCTCCGCCATTGTCGGTGGCATTGAATATATTGACTTGTACCGTTTTCCAGAAATCCCATTGGTCGGTTTTACGCTGATTGGGGTGGTATTGTCTATTTTTCTTGGTTTTAAAAATACCGCCTGTTATGACCGCTGGTGGGAGGCACGTAAACTATGGGGAAGTTTAATTGCTAATGCGCGTCACTTTGACCGAGATTGTCGTATTTTACCGCAAGGTCGACGTGAGCGCGTAATACAACATGTGATTGTCTTTGCCAACGTACTACGTGATCGTTTGCGCCATCAAACTGTAAGTCCCGATGCACTACATAAAACCAGTGGCATGAGCCAGCAAGCACTGACCCAACTGTATCAACAAGCCAATGCACCGCAGTACACTTTAAGCTTAATTCAATGGGAGCTGATGCTGGCCCTCAAAGAAGGTGAAATTTCTGACATCATTTATACCCAGATGAATCAGCACGTTACTGACTTAAGTTTGGTGCAAACCGGCTGTGATCGTATTGCGACCACACCCTTACCCTTTGCCTATTCAGTGCTACTGAACCGTACCGTTTATTTCTTCTGCTTTTTATTACCCTTTAGTTTGGGTTCGGTTTTGGGTTTAGCCACGCCATTATTGGTGGGTATATTGGCTTATACGTTTTTGGGGCTTGATGCACTCAGCACTGAAATCGAGGAGCCATTTGGTACACAAAGCAATGACTTGCCGCTTGATTCAATGGTTCGAACCATTGAAATTGAGCTTTTAGGAACTTTGGGTAAACCCACACCTCCGCCGATTCAAGCGCAAGACCATAACCTGCTTTAA
- a CDS encoding PHP domain-containing protein has product MQGVDLHTHSNISDGTYSPELLVQAALEKGIHTLALTDHDSMDGLVLAEKVAKNQPIQIISGVEISSQWSRPSTNKSYGVHIVALNMQNLASLNLLLEEQKRIRAERAKHICDLLTPLIHIDIYPDVLSKVDGEPDRITRTHIAKTLVEKGIVARPQQAFDKYIKEGKKAYVKFDGLGLAETIEVIHQSQGFAVLAHPTRYDLSATNVRYLIELFAEYGGDAVELPPAIEPASTRQMVDRMIEQCNLKVSVGSDFHGDNMPWIRLGNIPRVKDGQVGIWESFK; this is encoded by the coding sequence ATGCAAGGCGTAGATTTACACACACACAGTAATATTTCTGATGGAACTTATTCGCCAGAATTACTGGTACAGGCAGCCCTTGAAAAAGGCATTCATACACTTGCATTGACTGACCACGATAGCATGGATGGTTTGGTTTTAGCTGAAAAAGTTGCAAAAAATCAACCGATTCAAATTATTTCTGGGGTCGAAATTTCAAGCCAATGGTCACGTCCTTCGACCAACAAAAGTTATGGCGTACATATTGTGGCGCTGAACATGCAAAATTTGGCTTCGTTGAATCTGTTGCTAGAAGAACAAAAGCGAATTCGCGCTGAACGAGCGAAACACATTTGTGATTTGCTCACGCCACTGATCCATATCGATATTTATCCAGATGTGTTGTCGAAAGTAGATGGTGAACCCGATCGAATTACGCGTACCCATATTGCCAAAACTTTGGTTGAAAAGGGTATTGTGGCAAGACCTCAGCAAGCGTTTGATAAATATATCAAAGAAGGCAAAAAAGCCTATGTGAAGTTTGATGGTTTAGGCTTGGCTGAAACCATTGAGGTGATTCATCAGAGTCAAGGTTTCGCCGTACTGGCACATCCAACACGCTATGATTTGTCTGCCACCAATGTACGTTATCTGATTGAGCTATTTGCAGAATATGGCGGTGATGCGGTCGAATTACCGCCTGCAATTGAACCTGCATCGACCCGCCAAATGGTCGATCGCATGATTGAACAATGTAACTTAAAAGTTTCCGTCGGGAGTGACTTTCACGGAGATAATATGCCTTGGATTCGTTTGGGCAATATTCCACGGGTCAAAGACGGACAAGTGGGGATTTGGGAAAGCTTTAAATAA
- a CDS encoding inner membrane-spanning protein YciB, whose product MKALLDFVPLIIFFWLYKTVDPKDAEHPLLQWIGSTGGVDNNNILVATTGLIISMLVVYGALFVRQKFHLDKQQWIVLFMTVIFGGITLMLSDDFYIRLKAAILNFVFAGAFLVSPYFGKERKPLIKRLFGPILNLTEQGWKKLNLAWAVMFVGMASLHIFFAFIFMEGKYWGEFTAFGDMLVMFSFIIIQFVILRKYFKTSEE is encoded by the coding sequence ATGAAAGCACTTTTAGACTTTGTGCCACTCATAATTTTCTTTTGGTTATATAAAACTGTAGACCCTAAAGATGCTGAACATCCTTTATTACAATGGATTGGTTCTACAGGTGGTGTTGATAACAATAATATTCTTGTGGCTACTACAGGTTTAATCATTTCAATGTTAGTGGTCTATGGTGCATTATTTGTGCGTCAAAAATTCCATCTGGACAAACAGCAGTGGATTGTACTGTTCATGACTGTGATTTTCGGTGGTATCACCCTCATGCTCAGCGATGATTTCTATATTCGCTTAAAAGCAGCCATTTTGAACTTTGTTTTTGCTGGGGCATTCTTGGTGTCCCCGTATTTTGGTAAAGAGCGCAAGCCCCTCATCAAACGTTTATTTGGCCCTATACTGAATTTGACCGAACAAGGCTGGAAAAAACTCAACTTGGCATGGGCGGTCATGTTCGTCGGTATGGCATCTCTGCATATTTTCTTTGCCTTTATTTTTATGGAAGGAAAATACTGGGGTGAATTCACTGCATTTGGTGACATGCTGGTGATGTTTTCATTTATCATTATTCAGTTTGTAATATTGCGTAAATATTTCAAAACTTCAGAAGAATAA
- a CDS encoding YciI family protein, giving the protein MPLFVITCTDHEGTLEKRLAVRPQHLARLEKLADEGRVIVAGAMPKDRDDLQSGFYGSTLILDFDSREALDAWLAEEPFLKEGIYAHIDVKPFNKALPHEK; this is encoded by the coding sequence ATGCCATTATTTGTGATTACCTGTACCGACCATGAAGGTACACTTGAAAAACGCCTTGCCGTACGTCCTCAGCATTTGGCTCGCCTTGAAAAACTGGCAGATGAAGGTCGTGTGATCGTGGCAGGTGCAATGCCTAAGGACCGCGATGATCTACAATCAGGATTTTATGGCAGCACGCTAATTTTAGACTTTGATAGTCGTGAAGCGTTAGATGCGTGGCTCGCAGAAGAACCTTTCTTAAAAGAAGGCATCTATGCGCACATTGATGTTAAACCTTTTAATAAAGCGCTTCCTCATGAAAAATAA
- the mnmC gene encoding FAD-dependent 5-carboxymethylaminomethyl-2-thiouridine(34) oxidoreductase MnmC — MFQAIENADLEWKCIDGIEIPYAKQFGDIYFSQDNGLLETRHVFINANDLEARLAELKDYAYFHVGETGFGTGLNVLALWQLWQRIHPNNHSRLHVTTVEKFPLSQTDLIRALQVWPELKALADQLILQYPLPISGCHRLAFPEDRFSIDLWLGDAHDIFPIIPKTCAVDAWFLDGFAPACNPDIWQEQVLKNIVRLSKVGTTFTSFSVAGVLKRGLREQGIQVSRPRGFLHKREMLKGIFEAKNDQENADLADTRSSPAQSKNELRHIAIIGAGIAGLSCAHAFAQRGHQVTIFDQSSPLAGASGNPLALLNPKLCPIEQSAEHLMTLAWQHALNHYSKFRAFRPIAVHQLALKNATDLLALVEQYPENVLHAQNNDALEVETTFPSVTLTQAGSIYPHQLKDQILEHPLIEFKQAHVDCIETDQSNHLTLMDLQHSALGTFDHVVVCCAKASQTFFADFPVLKPIRGQVSWVNNQTAPLDLKHAYSYGGYCMQLNPQELILGASFYPNRDDDEVLMADHQHNLALMGSVFPSYAKTLPKIDQWQGRASVRAQSLDYFPLLGKMQDDAEIYTFAGLGSKGFLFAPLCSEILVAEVLGEACPVPMRLREKLNPRRFQKKLKAKKPYFKANESTIS, encoded by the coding sequence GTGTTCCAAGCCATTGAAAATGCGGATCTCGAGTGGAAATGCATTGATGGAATTGAAATTCCCTATGCCAAGCAATTCGGAGATATCTACTTCTCCCAAGACAATGGTTTACTTGAAACACGTCATGTGTTTATCAACGCCAATGATCTGGAAGCGCGTCTCGCTGAATTAAAGGATTATGCCTACTTTCATGTTGGTGAAACTGGTTTTGGAACAGGTCTCAATGTTCTGGCACTGTGGCAACTTTGGCAGCGTATTCACCCCAATAATCACAGTCGCTTGCATGTAACCACAGTTGAAAAATTCCCTTTAAGTCAAACTGATTTAATCCGTGCCTTACAGGTTTGGCCTGAACTAAAAGCCTTAGCGGATCAGCTAATCCTTCAATATCCTTTACCAATTTCAGGCTGTCATCGTTTAGCATTTCCAGAGGATCGTTTCAGTATTGACCTGTGGTTAGGCGATGCTCATGATATTTTTCCGATCATACCAAAAACCTGCGCCGTGGATGCTTGGTTTTTAGATGGTTTTGCACCTGCCTGTAATCCAGATATCTGGCAAGAACAGGTGCTGAAAAATATTGTTCGCTTATCCAAAGTTGGTACAACCTTTACATCGTTTAGTGTGGCAGGTGTACTCAAACGTGGTCTGCGAGAGCAAGGCATTCAAGTCTCACGGCCGCGTGGTTTTTTACACAAACGGGAAATGTTAAAAGGTATTTTTGAAGCTAAAAATGATCAAGAAAATGCAGATTTAGCTGATACGCGAAGTTCACCTGCTCAATCCAAGAATGAGCTGCGTCATATTGCAATTATAGGCGCAGGAATTGCGGGTTTAAGCTGTGCCCATGCCTTTGCACAGCGCGGTCATCAAGTGACTATTTTCGATCAATCCTCGCCATTGGCTGGAGCATCGGGCAATCCTTTGGCACTGCTCAATCCTAAACTATGTCCGATTGAACAAAGTGCTGAGCATCTAATGACCTTGGCTTGGCAACACGCCTTAAATCATTATTCAAAATTTCGAGCTTTTCGGCCTATTGCCGTTCATCAGCTTGCGCTTAAGAATGCGACTGATCTTTTGGCTCTCGTTGAGCAATATCCCGAAAATGTACTCCATGCTCAAAATAATGATGCTTTAGAAGTCGAAACCACATTTCCAAGTGTGACACTGACTCAAGCGGGTTCAATTTATCCCCATCAGCTTAAAGATCAAATTCTTGAACATCCACTGATTGAGTTTAAACAAGCGCATGTTGATTGCATTGAAACAGATCAATCGAATCATTTAACGCTAATGGATCTTCAACACAGCGCTTTGGGTACTTTTGATCATGTGGTGGTGTGCTGTGCCAAAGCAAGTCAAACATTCTTTGCAGATTTTCCTGTATTGAAGCCTATTCGTGGACAAGTGAGTTGGGTGAACAATCAAACCGCCCCACTCGACTTAAAGCATGCCTATAGTTATGGCGGTTATTGCATGCAGTTAAATCCACAAGAATTGATTTTGGGCGCATCGTTTTACCCCAATCGTGATGACGATGAAGTGCTTATGGCAGACCATCAACATAATCTGGCGCTCATGGGTAGCGTATTTCCAAGCTATGCTAAAACACTGCCTAAGATTGATCAGTGGCAAGGCCGTGCATCTGTACGTGCACAAAGTTTGGATTATTTTCCGTTACTTGGGAAAATGCAGGATGATGCAGAAATTTATACTTTTGCAGGTTTAGGTTCAAAAGGCTTTTTATTTGCGCCTTTATGTAGTGAAATTTTAGTAGCTGAAGTATTAGGTGAGGCTTGCCCTGTGCCAATGCGCTTAAGAGAGAAGTTAAATCCAAGACGTTTTCAAAAAAAACTTAAAGCCAAGAAACCCTACTTTAAAGCGAACGAATCCACTATTTCTTAA
- a CDS encoding rhodanese-like domain-containing protein, with translation MIRKQEITTFEFPENAIIWDVRDSKAYAEGHVKGAQHQPIDSLTAESLTQVASDQSIYILCGGGSKAPRAAEKLEGFDSSRDYVVLMGGTRAVRDAGGTLEQGA, from the coding sequence ATGATCCGTAAACAGGAAATTACGACATTTGAGTTCCCAGAAAATGCAATTATCTGGGATGTTCGCGATTCAAAAGCCTATGCTGAAGGGCATGTTAAGGGGGCACAGCATCAGCCCATTGACAGCTTAACTGCAGAGAGCTTGACTCAAGTGGCCTCGGATCAGTCGATATACATATTATGTGGTGGTGGAAGTAAAGCTCCACGTGCAGCTGAAAAGTTAGAAGGCTTTGATAGTTCACGTGATTATGTTGTGCTGATGGGCGGAACACGTGCAGTTCGTGATGCAGGTGGAACACTCGAGCAGGGTGCTTAA
- a CDS encoding YajQ family cyclic di-GMP-binding protein, translated as MPSFDIVSELEIFEVNHAVQNTEKEIATRFDFRGHDVKIEISEKNKEIKISTESDFQCEQVYNMLENHFFKRKVDIQALDPQKMTASGKNVIQVIKLKDGLDSDTAKKINKAIKESGIKAQSSIQGDKIRITDKKRDTLQQVMAFLKEQQFGVPLQFNNFKD; from the coding sequence ATGCCTTCTTTCGATATTGTTTCAGAATTAGAGATTTTTGAAGTTAATCATGCAGTTCAAAACACTGAAAAAGAAATCGCAACGCGTTTCGATTTCCGTGGACACGACGTAAAAATTGAAATTAGCGAAAAAAATAAAGAAATCAAAATCAGCACTGAAAGTGATTTCCAATGTGAACAAGTGTATAACATGCTTGAAAATCATTTCTTTAAACGTAAAGTCGACATTCAAGCCCTTGATCCACAAAAGATGACCGCTTCCGGTAAAAATGTGATTCAAGTCATCAAATTGAAAGATGGACTTGACTCTGATACTGCAAAAAAAATTAATAAAGCCATTAAAGAAAGCGGCATCAAAGCGCAATCTTCTATTCAAGGCGACAAAATTCGTATCACGGACAAAAAACGCGATACATTACAACAAGTCATGGCGTTCTTAAAAGAACAACAGTTTGGTGTTCCGCTACAATTTAATAACTTCAAAGACTAA
- a CDS encoding DUF4442 domain-containing protein — translation MAQGNRLSKLVKATSKFPQGIRSALWSKAFGRVVPMVGSAKLRYLEVTHAKVVVKIENHKAMQNHIGQIHACAMALIAETATGFVTGMNVPDSSIMLIKSLHVDFKRPTKGAMTAVATLTDQQQKQMRESEKGETLVQVSVTDETGEEPIQCEMLWAWISKSHLKK, via the coding sequence ATGGCTCAAGGCAATCGTTTATCTAAACTTGTAAAAGCAACGTCTAAGTTTCCACAAGGGATTCGCAGTGCGTTATGGAGCAAAGCTTTTGGCCGTGTCGTTCCTATGGTGGGTTCTGCAAAGCTGCGTTATTTAGAGGTAACGCATGCAAAAGTGGTGGTGAAAATTGAAAACCACAAAGCGATGCAGAACCACATTGGGCAAATTCATGCCTGTGCCATGGCATTGATTGCAGAAACTGCAACAGGCTTTGTGACTGGAATGAATGTACCTGACAGCTCGATTATGTTAATTAAAAGCTTACATGTCGATTTTAAGCGCCCGACCAAGGGTGCCATGACGGCAGTTGCCACACTGACCGATCAACAGCAAAAACAAATGCGAGAGTCCGAAAAAGGTGAAACCTTGGTTCAGGTCAGCGTCACCGATGAAACAGGCGAAGAACCGATCCAATGCGAAATGCTGTGGGCTTGGATTTCTAAATCACACTTAAAAAAATAA
- a CDS encoding ester cyclase, with translation MKKRLIVLLLASLALNAYAKNPSTIDNHPNAPLSTLSKHNTTEHNKKIVTDFYNGVFIKHQVQAYADQYIGSQYIQHNPHVPDGKAPFVDYFTGYFKENPEAQNIIKSVVAENDLVVLHVHSKQNKTDRGVAIVDIFRLKQGKIIEHWDVIQDIPEQSANTNTMF, from the coding sequence ATGAAAAAACGACTCATTGTTTTACTGTTGGCATCATTGGCATTGAATGCGTATGCGAAGAATCCTTCTACGATAGATAATCATCCAAATGCACCACTGTCTACTTTATCCAAACACAATACGACTGAACACAATAAAAAAATCGTTACCGATTTTTATAATGGCGTCTTTATCAAGCATCAAGTCCAAGCCTATGCTGATCAATATATTGGTTCACAATATATTCAGCACAACCCACATGTACCGGATGGCAAAGCACCCTTTGTTGATTATTTCACAGGCTATTTTAAAGAAAATCCTGAAGCGCAGAATATCATCAAAAGTGTGGTGGCAGAGAATGACCTAGTGGTACTGCATGTACATTCAAAGCAAAATAAAACAGATCGCGGTGTAGCGATCGTGGATATTTTTCGATTGAAACAAGGCAAAATTATTGAACATTGGGATGTGATTCAAGATATTCCTGAACAATCTGCCAATACCAATACGATGTTTTAA
- a CDS encoding acyl-CoA thioesterase yields the protein MPADTNWSGDVFGGWIVSQMDLAGAIHAERYTKGRCATISINQMTFLVPVKVGDVISCYTKIIKLGNTSIQMQIEVWDSHDSSRPAKRVTEGVFTFVAVDVKGGKRQIPEDVKQKFLAVESLG from the coding sequence ATGCCTGCAGATACTAACTGGAGTGGGGATGTTTTTGGTGGATGGATCGTCTCACAAATGGACTTGGCGGGCGCAATTCACGCGGAGCGCTATACTAAAGGGCGCTGTGCAACCATTTCAATTAATCAGATGACTTTCTTGGTTCCTGTGAAAGTCGGAGATGTGATTAGTTGTTATACCAAAATTATAAAATTGGGCAATACCTCCATCCAGATGCAAATCGAAGTATGGGACAGTCATGACAGTTCACGTCCTGCAAAACGGGTCACTGAAGGTGTATTTACCTTTGTTGCGGTCGATGTCAAAGGTGGTAAGCGTCAAATTCCAGAAGATGTAAAGCAAAAGTTTCTAGCCGTTGAGTCACTTGGCTAA
- the trxC gene encoding thioredoxin TrxC: MIIVCPSCNAKNRVPEDKLDGQPSCGQCHQSLIPLAPIDLNEQNFSNFVSNSDLPILVDLWAEWCGPCKTMAPHFAEVAKNNPQVVFAKIDTEANPRLSSAFNVRSIPTLVLMKKTTEIARISGALRANQLQEWLDQQLSAHQ, encoded by the coding sequence ATGATTATTGTCTGTCCATCATGTAATGCGAAAAACCGTGTACCTGAAGATAAGCTAGATGGCCAACCGAGTTGTGGCCAGTGTCATCAGTCACTCATTCCACTCGCACCAATCGATTTAAATGAGCAGAATTTCAGTAACTTTGTCAGCAATAGTGATTTGCCCATTTTGGTCGATTTATGGGCTGAATGGTGTGGGCCGTGCAAAACGATGGCACCACACTTCGCTGAAGTTGCAAAAAATAATCCTCAGGTTGTGTTTGCAAAGATAGACACTGAAGCTAACCCAAGATTGAGCAGCGCTTTTAATGTTCGAAGTATTCCTACATTGGTGTTGATGAAAAAAACCACTGAAATTGCTAGAATAAGCGGCGCGCTTCGTGCAAACCAACTGCAAGAATGGTTGGATCAACAATTGAGTGCACATCAATAA
- a CDS encoding TIGR01244 family sulfur transferase translates to MSENIGFAGQIGPEQLTQVVEKGFKSVVNNRPDMEGGPEQPTSAQIEEEARQQGLDYVYQPVVAGQITELDVRTFANHYNELPKPILMFCRTGNRSNNLYQLAKQMDLLDD, encoded by the coding sequence ATGAGCGAAAATATTGGCTTTGCAGGTCAAATTGGTCCTGAACAACTCACTCAAGTTGTCGAAAAAGGTTTTAAATCTGTCGTTAATAATCGTCCAGATATGGAAGGTGGTCCTGAACAACCGACGAGCGCTCAAATAGAAGAAGAAGCACGTCAGCAAGGTTTAGATTATGTGTATCAGCCTGTGGTTGCAGGACAAATTACGGAACTTGATGTGCGTACTTTTGCCAATCATTATAATGAATTGCCCAAACCTATTTTAATGTTCTGCCGTACCGGTAATCGCTCAAATAACTTATACCAACTTGCCAAACAAATGGATTTGCTGGATGACTAA
- a CDS encoding beta-lactamase hydrolase domain-containing protein, protein MTKYFIRSIFLMALALTGSFSYASIDGLSKTLNTNVSVSGEMTTEKFKQLMKQGFKSVIVNRPDQEQGNLTTASELRSLAEKSQISLIYQPVISGQIRSSDVEEFAKYYNSLPKPILLVCKSGSRSTVLFNHAKSSGLLHE, encoded by the coding sequence ATGACTAAATATTTCATTCGCTCCATATTTCTAATGGCATTGGCTTTAACAGGATCATTCTCATATGCGAGCATAGATGGATTGAGTAAAACGCTCAATACCAATGTAAGCGTGTCAGGTGAGATGACCACGGAAAAGTTTAAACAACTGATGAAGCAAGGCTTTAAGTCAGTCATTGTGAACCGTCCAGATCAGGAACAAGGCAATTTGACCACAGCAAGCGAGCTGCGTAGCTTGGCTGAAAAATCACAGATTAGTTTGATTTATCAGCCCGTGATTTCTGGTCAAATTCGCTCTTCAGATGTTGAAGAGTTTGCAAAATATTACAACAGCCTACCAAAACCTATACTTTTAGTATGCAAGTCTGGAAGCCGTTCTACAGTACTCTTTAATCACGCCAAATCTTCAGGACTGTTACATGAATAA
- a CDS encoding lipoprotein — translation MNKVLLVLLSVVLLASCSSMNVRPTVGVSMGTAI, via the coding sequence ATGAATAAAGTGTTATTGGTTTTACTTAGTGTCGTTTTATTGGCCAGTTGTAGTTCAATGAATGTAAGACCTACAGTTGGTGTTAGCATGGGAACTGCGATTTAA
- a CDS encoding dihydrolipoyl dehydrogenase, translating into MYDIIIIGAGTAGITAYKEAIKHTQNILIINEGPWDTTCARVGCMPSKVLISTANRMHEAQTASKVGLHIDATIDTSNVMQHVRSLRDRFTQATLKDVNSWDESHKITGKAHFINHNTIQVNDRHYQSKSFILAVGSQPTINGDWKKDIGEHLLTSDQVFEIPILPKSLAVIGSGVIAIELAQAMHRLGVETTVFARSRKVGSLSSPNLQALAVDVLSQELKIKFEVLPEQVSLENDKVKVTFKENNELKEIEVDYILNATGRKSLLSTLQLENIAPAFKDADHLLFDAETNQLADYPIFVAGDAYTDSPIQHEAAHAGRKAVKNCLNYANSNSVTTLVPLGIMFCSPEMAGLGQTYKTLTEHGIDFVVGEVSYAKQGRAIVNGKNVGAAEVYVDRTTRKLLGAELFVDHAEHLAHLLAWQVAHDLTVDQILEQPFYHPTLEEGIRTALKHAQRQLD; encoded by the coding sequence ATGTACGACATTATTATTATTGGTGCAGGCACGGCAGGGATCACGGCCTATAAAGAAGCCATTAAACATACTCAAAATATTCTGATTATAAATGAAGGCCCCTGGGATACGACCTGTGCCCGCGTGGGATGCATGCCAAGCAAAGTATTAATTTCTACAGCAAACAGAATGCATGAAGCACAGACAGCATCAAAGGTAGGTTTGCACATTGATGCGACAATCGATACTTCAAATGTCATGCAACATGTAAGGTCTTTGCGAGATCGTTTTACTCAAGCAACACTAAAAGATGTCAACTCATGGGATGAGTCTCACAAAATCACGGGTAAAGCACACTTTATCAATCACAACACCATTCAAGTGAATGATCGACACTATCAATCTAAAAGTTTTATTCTAGCAGTCGGATCTCAGCCAACAATCAATGGGGATTGGAAAAAAGACATTGGAGAACACTTACTCACCTCAGATCAAGTTTTTGAAATTCCAATACTTCCAAAAAGTTTAGCTGTAATAGGCAGTGGTGTTATCGCAATCGAGCTGGCACAAGCAATGCATCGTTTAGGCGTAGAAACCACTGTTTTTGCACGTAGCCGCAAAGTTGGATCATTGTCGAGCCCAAATCTACAAGCCTTGGCAGTAGATGTACTCAGCCAAGAACTTAAAATCAAATTTGAGGTGTTGCCTGAACAGGTTAGCCTTGAAAATGATAAAGTTAAAGTTACCTTTAAAGAAAATAACGAACTTAAAGAAATTGAGGTGGATTATATTCTCAATGCAACTGGTCGAAAATCATTACTCTCTACACTTCAATTGGAAAATATAGCCCCCGCATTTAAAGATGCAGATCATCTTCTTTTTGATGCAGAGACGAATCAGCTGGCTGACTATCCTATTTTCGTGGCTGGAGATGCATATACCGACTCACCTATCCAGCACGAAGCTGCACATGCAGGACGTAAAGCAGTTAAAAATTGCTTAAACTATGCAAATTCAAATTCAGTAACAACACTGGTACCCCTAGGAATTATGTTCTGTTCACCTGAAATGGCAGGTCTAGGTCAAACGTATAAGACCTTAACAGAGCATGGAATTGATTTTGTCGTTGGCGAAGTTTCATATGCGAAACAAGGCCGAGCCATTGTGAATGGGAAAAATGTGGGGGCGGCAGAAGTATATGTGGATCGAACTACACGTAAGTTACTCGGTGCAGAACTTTTTGTTGATCATGCAGAACATCTGGCTCACTTACTGGCTTGGCAAGTCGCTCATGATTTAACGGTTGATCAAATATTGGAACAACCTTTTTATCACCCTACCCTTGAAGAAGGTATTCGTACAGCCTTAAAACATGCTCAAAGACAGCTGGATTAA